The Curtobacterium sp. MCSS17_015 genomic sequence CGGCCGGTCCGCAAGGTGGCGCAGTGGGTCCTCCGCACGCCGGTCGTGCACCGGATCGCCGGGCTCGATCAGCCGATCGACCTCCGCGAACTCGACATGGTCGCCCGCGCCGACGAACTCCACGTCCCGATCCTGCTGCTGCACAGCGACGACGACGGGTTCGTCCCCTCGTCGGCGGCACACGACCTCGCTGCAGCACGGCCCGACCTGGTGCAGCTCGAGGTCGCGCACGTCGCCCGGCACACGAAGCTCTGGAACCACGACGCGGACTGGTTCGACGCGCGGATCCTGGCGTGGCTGACCGAGGTGGTGGCGTCGCGGCCGGCGGCCGACGTGCGGTGACCGACATCGGACGGGAGGCGCGGGGACCAGCCGTGACGCGCCTCCCGTCCGACGGGTGGTCACCACCCGCCCTCCGTGGCGACGCGTCCGGCTTCATCGGTTGCCCGCTGCAGCGCCTGCCCGGCTCAGCGCGCGGGGAAGAGGTCGACCGACCGCGGGGTGGAGCGGTAGCGGAGGTGCTCGAAGTCCGGGTGCCAGTCGACGAGGCCCACCACGGCGCGGACGGCGATGTCGATGAAGTACGGCGACACGACGACGCGGCGGGGGATCGTCGTCGCCTCGATCTCGGTGGCGGGTCGGGAGCGCGACCCGCTGAAGTCGGTGACGTACACGCCGTCGAGGTCCGTGCCCCAGGTGTACGCGGGCAACAGGCGGTCGGTGTCCGGGGCGACGTTGCCGACGACCTCCCACATGCCCGGCTGGAACCGCGCCGGCAGGGTCAGCCCGGCCACCACCGGCTGCGTGGCGAGCACGACGAGCGGGTCGGCGGGGCGCGGCAGGTCCTCGGGGCGCTGGAAGACCGCGACGTAGACGGCGTCGTGCAGCGTCGCGAGGACGTGCCCGAGCAGCACGCGGCCGCCGCCGTCCGGGATGAAGAAGACGTCACCGGGCTCGGCGGTGAACGGTTGGCGGCTGAGTGGGACCAGCTCGTCGGCGGGCGTCTCGGCGCGGGCGGACGAGCGGTCTGCCGCTGATTCCGTTGCGGGCGGATGCAACGCCGCCGCACCGGAGCGTCGAAGTCGTTCGACCTGTTCGTCGAGGTCACGGCCGGGTGTGCCGCGGCCGACGATGTCGATGGTGAAGACCTTCTCGGGGTCAGCCCTGGTCTCGGCCAGGAGCTGCGCGAAGAGCTGCTGCCCGCTGTCAGCCTGGTGGAACTCGGAGCCCGATGGCTGGTCCTTCTTGCGCTTGCCGAACACGTCGTCCGTCCCCCTCGTCCGATGACACCCTCATCGTGGCACGACTGGTCAGTCTGACGTTGCTGGTGGGCCGAAGACCGCCAGGCCACCGCCGGGCATGGCGGTGATCATCCGGCGCTCCGGTCCGCCGCCGTGGTGGTGCCAGGACTCGTACGCCTCGTCGGGCCAGGCCTCGAGGACGGTCCCGGATGCGAAGTGGAGCCGGAGGTCGGCGCCGTCGAGTGTCGCGTTCGTGACCGTGTCGCCGTGCAGGGCCAGGACGGGTGCGAGCGACGATGGGGTCGTCGGGTCCACGAGCCGGCGTTCCCCGTCCGAACCGGTGATCGCGAACTCGGCCTCGAACTGCATCGTCGTGCCGTTCGAGAACCCGATGGTGGTCTGGAAGGTGACGGTCAGGACGTCCACGCGGGCGGCGGCGAACTCGAGAACGGGATCGTCGGTCATGGTGCCTCCTCCGTCGGTCGGATGGGCGATCTGGTGATCACCGAACGGTCGTACGCCGTCGCGGAGAGGAACCCCCGGTCGGCAGCACGGAGGAGGACGGTGATGATCTCCGGCCCGGACTCGACCTGGCACACGAGGACGAGCGCGTCCCCGAGCGGCTCGAGTGGTTCGACCAGTGGCAGCAGGTTGGGTTCGTCCTGCGCGTAGCCCCTCCGGACGACGTCGGCGAAGGAGCGTGCCGGCACGTCGTAGGTGAGGACCTCGGCGTCGTCGGCGATACCGGACAACACCTCGTGCACCCGGGTTGGGACGAGTGGGTCGGATCTCGGGATGCGTCGGCGCAGGACGTCGACCGACACGACGTCCGTCATGACGGCATCCCTCCCGGCAGCGTGCGGGAGACGACCTCGCCGCCGGTCAGGACGTCGATGTCCAGGCGCGCTCGTCCTGGTTCGGACCAGTGCCACGAGGGCCGGTCGCGGTGGGACCACCCCTCCAGGAGCTCACCCGATGCGAAGCGGATGGCGATGCGGGCGACGGTGACCGTGCCGCGTTCCACCACCTTCGTGTGCAGCGCGAGGAGCGGCAGGAGCGAGGGCGGGTCGCCCGGTTCCATGAAGGTGTGCGTGCCGTCGGTCTCGGTCAGCGAGAAGGCGGTCTCGAACCGGAGGGTCGCCCCGCTCGAGAAGCTGACGGTGACGGCGTTGTCGACCGTGACGGCGTCCACCGTGTCGCCAGCGAGGTGCAGCTGGATGGGAACCGACGTGGTGTTCGTCACGGTGTCCTCTCGCCGTCGCCGGCGTCTCGCTCTGCGGGGAAGACGAGCTGATCGAGACGCGGCAGTTCGGTCGGCATCGCGTCGGTGCACCACGGGAGCTCGACCATCTGCATCCTGCCGTCGTGCACCCAGATGAGCAACTCGCCCCCGGCTGCCTCGGCGTCGGTCTGGTACCTGGCGGCTTGCGGCAGTGGTCCGTCGGGGAGGTCGACGCGGGGCGCGTCGTCGCGTTCGAGCGCGAGCGACCACGCGCGCGGCCCGGACGGCGTGACGTCGACCACTGCGTCGAGCTGAGTGAGGAGCGCCGGCGCCTCGTCGATCCGAGCGTTCTGGAGGCACGCGCGGACGAGCGCGCGGATCTGCTGACCGTCCCGTGCCTCCTGTGCGCGGCGCTGCTCGTCCGCGATCTCCTCGTCGCGGCTCCCGATGCCGGACGCGGGAACGCCGGGTCCGAGGAACAGGTCGAACTCCCAGGAGGTCCCGATCACCGAACGATCCAGGGTGACGGTGACCGTCGTGCTGTCGAAGAAGTCGATGCGGACCATGGCCTGCGACGCGTCATCGGCGGTGCTGTCGATCGGAGAGCCGAAGAACTCGCCATCGATCATCTGGTGGTTGTACCGGACGAAGCGCCGCATGTCGTCGTCGGTGATCCACAGTCCGGCGCCGCTGCTGTCGCGAACCTTCTGCTCCCACTCGAGGACGTTGATGTCCGAGTCCGGCAGCACCACCATGTTCAGGTCGGTGACGAGCCAGCGCAGCGGAGGGATGGTCATCCCGTTGACGATGTTGCGGAACGTCAGAACGCCCATCGGTTGCGAGCCGATCAGACAGTGGTAGGTGACGAATTCCGGCTCCGACCGCCGGGTGGCCGGGCGGCCTGATCTCCTGCGGAACGACATGATCTTCACTCACTCACTCACTCACTCACTCACTCACTCACTCGCACGGATCGCTCCTTACTGCCTCGTAGAGCGGTTCGCGAGTCTGCGGGAGCTTGCCAGACAACTCGATCACTTCGTCGAGGAGCGCGGGCGAGCGTTCATCTCGTGGGCGTGCGCGTCGGCCTCGGTCTTGTAGATCTCGCCCCATGCGATGCTCGGAGGCATGGCATGGACAGGCAGATCGACGTCAGGGAGACAGATCTGCACGAAGTGCGGGAAGGCGGGGAAGGTCCAGAGGTCTTCGTCTTCGAAGCGACTCCAGAGCAACAGCTCTCCGATGCCGAGTGGGTGGCCGAGTTCCTGTCCGTTCAGCGGCGGATCGCAGCTGACCATCAGTGCATGGTGACCGTTCGGGAGCTCGATCGGTCGTTCCACTTCGCACCGGAAGACAGACGAGAACCGCTTGCTGTCCATGGACGAGAGAAAGAAGACTTCTTGCATGTCAGAACTCCGGGTTGATGCCGCTGACGCGATCGAGCTGGATCGCGCCCTTCTTGATGCCGTTCAGATGATGTACTCGTCAAGTCCGCCTCGGTTGCCGTCCGGGGAAAGCGCTGCCCTCGTCTCACCACCGCGCTGGGGTGTTCTCGATCCAGTCGAAGACGACCACGGGCCTTCCTTCGGGCGTCGTGTGGCCGGCGGGACATGGCCGTCGCCGGTGTTCCTTCCCCGAAGATCGAAGTAAAACGGTCTTGCACTCCGACTCGATCCAGGTCGAGGATCACCGTCCACCATGCTCCGTCCACCACATCGATGACGATGACGGCTTTGTCGAGCTGACCCACATCTGCTTCCTCGAAGCCGATGAACTCGCCCTGGATGAACTGCACCGTGGCTGCGACGAGACGAGTGAACGTGGCGTGGTCGAGCACCGGGTTCGGAAGACCCGGCGTGCCGGACACTTGTTCGAGTTCGCGAATCTCCAATCCGGAACCAGGGGAGACGTTGACGAAGATGTCCTCTGCTGTCCAGTGAAGCTCGGGCAGGTACAGAGACTCCAGAATGTCGTCGAGTTCGACATCCACGTCTTCATTTTGGATCAAGTCAAGAGTGAAAAGGCGCAGCATCCGGTACCTTGCGGCTAGAAAAGTGGAAGGGCAATCCTGCTCCGTTTTCGTGATCCGACCGTTTCATTAGGCTCCCACAGATGGTAGTGAGGGTTTGGATGGAGTTTCGGTCGATTGTGATCGGTGAAGTCAAGGTCCCGAACCATATCTCCGTCGCCGTCCCACTCGCGGGCCTGGGGATACTCCGTCCCCGTGCTGCTCACCTGCCATCCAAGTTCGGTGTGTGGATACTCTGATTCAGAAATCCGCACGCCTTCCAGCGAGCTGTCCAGGATGAGCCGGCTCACGCCGTCCGAGATCGACTCATTGCCGAGCAAGGTTCTCAGCAGGCATCAGTTCAAGACCCCGGTGTCCAGGAGGGGCGGCGACCACAGACGTGAGTCAACGCAGCAGCAAATTCCCCTACCTTCGCGGCCCCGCTGATCGCGACAAATTTGAACGGAACCCTCGATCAGGTGCTCGGCCCTCGGGTGGCACATCGCCGCGGAGGAGAACAGAGCCATGCGTCTCGAAATGTTCGGGAAGCTCAGCCAGTTCCTCTGGCCACGCTTGCAAGAGACGTTTGATGTCCTCGACGATCCACATGGGAACAGTAAGGTTGCGCTCCGCGATGATCCCTGCTGCGATGCTCAGACCGAGAGGGGCTTCGTCGCATTCAACGAGATCGCGCGCATCTTCCAGCGCTTGAATTCCGAGCCGATCCTCGAGTTCGCTAATGATGCGGAGTGCCTGATCTCGGTAATTGCCAAGGTCGTTCATCGTGAGTTTTTCGATGTGTTGGTAGGGAATCCGGCGTTGTCGGCGACGACGAGCACGGCGTCCTCACGGCGGAGCCAGAGGTCCTCGCCGACCCCGCGTCCCCAGCCGTCGCCGTCCCGGGGGAAGTCGACCTGGCGTCCGTCCTCGAGCACGATCGACGCGACCTCGTCGCCGAGCTCCAACCGGACGTCGAGCACCGACGACCAGCCGATGCCGAACCACCCGACCCGGGTGTCGAGCGAGTTGTACATCCGCGAGAAGTGCAGCGCTGCCGCGGCCCCACCGAAGCGCAGGTCGGTCTCCGGCTCGAGGAAGTTGCCCGTCGCGGTGTTCACCGGATCGTCGGCGAAGCCGTTCGTCGGCGGGGTGCCCATCGCCGAGAACGGGGCGATGGTGAGGTCGTCGCGAGTGGCGTCGATGCCGGCCGCGGCCAGGGCCGCGGAGATCGAGGCGTCCGACAGTGTGGCGGGTCCGGTGCCACCGCCTGCGGCCTCGAACTGCGCCGCGACGGTCCCTGCCCAGGCCGCGTCCTGACCGTTCGCGGTCAGCCAGTCGTTCACGGCGGTCACGAGCGACTGCGCGTTCAGCGTGCCCCAGCACGGGTTGCAGCCGGACTCGTAGTCGGTCAGGGCGTTGCGGAAGGTCGAGACCGCACCAGCGAGTGACTCGTCGCACGACCGGACACCGGACTGGAATGACCGGAGGTCTGCGGGCACCGCCGACGACGTGCCGCCGCCTCCGCCGCCCCCACCGGCCGGGATGGTCCGGCCGCTCACGGTCACGGCGTCGGCCTGGCGGTGCGGCTCGGGCTCCGGCTCCGGTGGCTTCGGGTCGTCGTCGGCGCCGAACCAGGTGCCGACCTCGTGGGTCGCGGCGACGAAGAGGTTGTCCTCGCGCTCCTTCTTGCGCGCCGCCCATGCCTTCGCCTTCGCCCGCCGGTCGTCCTCCTGCTTCGCGGCCTCACGCAGCTGCTCGACGAAGCCGGACAGGCTCTGCAGGGCACCGACGAGCTCGGACGCCCCCCCCGGGAGGCGACGTCCGCGTTGTCCGCGAAGACCTGGGAGAAGTACCCCCGGAACTCCCGGCTCGCGGTCGTGACGTACGACGCCCGTGACCCCGATTGGCCGCTGATCGCGCTCGCGAGCCCCGTCGCAGCGGACTTCAGTCCGTCGGCGTCTCCGTAGGAGTACCCCGTCGGGTCGTTGCCGTGGATCTTCCCCATGTCGTCCCGTTCCCCTCGTCGGTTGACGGGCCCATCCTGCCACGTGCACCGGTCGTTCCACCGGGATGTTGTGTTCACATGGCGAGAAGACGACGGACGGGAGGCACGGTGCCAGCTGGCACGGTGCCTCCCGTCCGTCGGCAGGTCGCGATCACGCGACCCGGATCAGGCGGACGCGACCGCCGCCCGCACCTGCCGCTGCACCCGCCCGAGCATCCCGACCATGCCGCGGATCCGCAGCGGGCTGACCGCCTCGTTCAGCCCGAGCGTCAGCGGGTAGTCGGCCGGGACGGCGAGCACCTGCTCGACGGTCAACCCGGAGAGCCCCTGGGTCAGGATCGACGCGAAGCCGCGGGTGGTCGGTGCCTCACGCGGCGCCGTCGCGTGCATCCGCACCACGTCCGGGGCGTCGCCGTCGGCACCCACCGTGACGGTGATGAACACGGGGGACTGGCACTCCTCGACGCGCTCGAGCTCGTCCTCGTGCCCCTGCAGGCGCTCGGGCAGCGCGGGGAGTTCGTCGGAGAACTCGAGGAGCAGCTGCAGGCGGTCCTGCTGGGACAGCTCGAGGAAGTCGTCGCGGATCTCGGCGAGGGGCTGAGGGAGTACGTCGTTCATCGGGAGGGAACGGTACCCGGTTCGGTGCCGGTGACGATCGGGACGCGCACCGCGCTGCCCCACTCGGTCCAGGAGCCG encodes the following:
- a CDS encoding DUF6188 family protein gives rise to the protein MTDDPVLEFAAARVDVLTVTFQTTIGFSNGTTMQFEAEFAITGSDGERRLVDPTTPSSLAPVLALHGDTVTNATLDGADLRLHFASGTVLEAWPDEAYESWHHHGGGPERRMITAMPGGGLAVFGPPATSD
- a CDS encoding DUF6188 family protein, giving the protein MTNTTSVPIQLHLAGDTVDAVTVDNAVTVSFSSGATLRFETAFSLTETDGTHTFMEPGDPPSLLPLLALHTKVVERGTVTVARIAIRFASGELLEGWSHRDRPSWHWSEPGRARLDIDVLTGGEVVSRTLPGGMPS
- a CDS encoding DUF6531 domain-containing protein, producing the protein MSGRTIPAGGGGGGGGTSSAVPADLRSFQSGVRSCDESLAGAVSTFRNALTDYESGCNPCWGTLNAQSLVTAVNDWLTANGQDAAWAGTVAAQFEAAGGGTGPATLSDASISAALAAAGIDATRDDLTIAPFSAMGTPPTNGFADDPVNTATGNFLEPETDLRFGGAAAALHFSRMYNSLDTRVGWFGIGWSSVLDVRLELGDEVASIVLEDGRQVDFPRDGDGWGRGVGEDLWLRREDAVLVVADNAGFPTNTSKNSR
- a CDS encoding SufE family protein, producing MNDVLPQPLAEIRDDFLELSQQDRLQLLLEFSDELPALPERLQGHEDELERVEECQSPVFITVTVGADGDAPDVVRMHATAPREAPTTRGFASILTQGLSGLTVEQVLAVPADYPLTLGLNEAVSPLRIRGMVGMLGRVQRQVRAAVASA